The following DNA comes from Chitinophaga nivalis.
ATGATCCGGCGGGAGGAGGTAGATGTCCACGTATCAGATGAGGCCTTCCTTAGCCAGTTGATACTGCTGGCAAAATTGCGTGGGCTGAAAAAAGATACAGCCAGGATAGAAAAAGAAGTATGGATGACGATGGAGGTACAAAAGGCGTATGAAGTGAGTAGTTATCAGCTGGAAGACTTACCTGATCCCACGGGGCTGACCTGTTATTATTTCCGGAACCGGAATGGATTGTTTTACGGCGATATGGAACCTTATCTCTGTATGGCGCCGCCGGTTGTCTCCCTGGATCATATTAACTATTGGGAAGAATGGGAGCAGCAGTTACCGGATTTTCATGTGATAGATGTGAATGCCGCCAATCATATGATTATGCTGGCAGAACAGGAGGTACACTTATCTATCATAGATTTTTGTGCCGCCTTGTATGCAAAGGGTGGCATGACAATAGATTTTCTCCGCTCATTTAAGCGGATCACAAAGAACCGCCATGGAAGCAGGTAATGCCCGTTGTAGTGCAAGATGCATGACCATCGGATTATAATCAATAAATGTATCACAATGAAGATATGTATGTTTCCCGGACAAGGGTCACAGAAAAAAGGAATGGGAGAACAGTTGTTTGTGAAGTATGACGAACTCGTACAGGAAGCAAACGAAATACTGGGATATGATCTGGCAGTACTTTGCGGGAAAGACCCGGACAGACTGCTGAATAACACCCGTTATACCCAGCCCGCTTTATTTGTGGTCAGCGCACTGACCTATCTCGACAGCGTTGAGAAGGAGGGTGAACCGGACTATGTACTGGGGCATAGCCTGGGAGAATATGCGGCGTTATTCGCCGCCGGTGCTTTTTCCTTTGGCGCCGGAGTAAAGCTGGTAAAGCAGCGGGGCGAAATGATGAATGAAGTGAAAAACGGTGGAATGGCAGCTTTGATTGGGTTGAAAAAGGAAGCGGTAGAGAAGATATTGCAGCATCACAACCTGGGCACCATTGATATCGCCAATTACAATACACCGGAACAAATTATTGTTGCCGGGCCCAGGGAAGATATTATGGCGGCTCAGCGAGTATTTGAATCCAATGGGGCGAAGCTGTATTTTCCGTTAAATGTAAGCGGCGCCTTTCATTCCAGGTACATGCAGGAGGTGGCAGCAGCATTTGGGGAGATGATAGCCAGGCATACTTTTACTGCGTTGCGGATACCGGTCATTGCCAATGTGAATGCGCTTCCCTACACCAATGACAATATTGGCGCTTTACTGACGGCGCAGATCACCCAACCGGTAAAATGGTGGGAGAGTATACATTACGTGTATCAGCACACAAAGGAAACGCCTGTTTTTTTTGAAACTGGACCGGGAGATGTATTGAAAAAGATGCTTGACTTTATTCCTGCACTGGCGCCAGCTCCGGCTCCTGCAGCTGTTGCTGCAACCGGTAAAGTGGTGGAGCAACCACAAACAGCTACCGGTTTTTCGGATAAGATTATGCCGGAGTGGATAGGGTCGGCAGATTATAAAAAGGATTACAAGGTAAAGTATGCTTATGCCGCAGGCGCCATGGTACATGGTATTGCGTCGAAGGAAATGGTAGTGAAGATGGGTCGGGCAGGTATGATGAGCTACTTTGGCACTGGCGGCATGAAGGCGCCGGAAGTGGAAAAGGCGATTGTATATATTCAGCAGGAGCTGCAGGCAGGCGAACCTTATGGGATGAACATGCTCAATGGTGCAAGAGAGGAAGAGATGGTAGCCTTGATGCTCAAGTATAATATCAGGAATATAGAGGCCTCCGCCTATATAGAGCCGGGGCCCGCATTGGTGAAGCTCCGTTTAAAAGGCCTGCATCGTAAAGCAGATGGTAGTATAGAAAGCCCCCGCCGTATCATGGCTAAAATATCCCGGCCGGAAGTAGCAGAACTATTTTTAAGCCCGCCATCAGAAAGAATCGTAGCAAAGTTGCTGGCCGATCAGGTCATTACCGCAGAGGAAGCGGCATTGGGAAAAAATATTCCAATGGCAGATGACCTGTGTGTGGAAGCCGATTCCGGAGGACATACCGATCAGGGCGTTGCCTGGGTATTGGTACCTACCATTATCCGGCAACGGGATGCCAGCATGAAAAAATTCAATTATGCAAAGCGTATTAATGTAGGTACGGCAGGAGGAATCGGTACGCCCGAGGCAGCGGCCGCAGCTTTCGTACTGGGGGCAGATTTCATACTTACCGGCTCCATCAACCAATGTACCGTGGAAGCCGGCGTGAGTGAGGTGGTGAAAGATATGTTGCAGCAAATAAACATACAGGATACTACCTATGCGCCGGCTGGCGATATGTTTGAGATAGGCGCTAAAATACAGGTGTTGAAGAAAGGTGTTTTCTTTCCGGCAAGGGCGAACAAGCTATACGATTTGTACAAACAATACAATACTATTCATGAATTAAGCGAAGAAACCAGCGTGCAGCTGCAGCAGAAGTACTTTAAAAGAAGTTTTGATGAAATCTATGAAGAAGTAAAAGCATACTATCCACCGGCGGAAATTGCCCTGGCAGAACGGAATCCCAAACAAAAAATGGCCTATATCTTCCGCTGGTATTTTGGGCATACTACCCGGCTGGCGCTGAATGGAGACAGCAATAATAAAGTAGACTTTCAGGTGCATTGTGGTCCTGCATTGGGGGCATTTAATCAATGGGTAAAAGGTACTGCATTGGAGGACTGGCGTAACCGTCATGTGGATGAAATTGCCCTGAAGATGATGACCGAAACAGCAGTGATCCTCCACGACAGAATGCAATCATTTTATACAACAGGTGGGAAAAGATAATTGGTGCACATCGCAAGTATTTATTCATCTTCAAATATCGGGTTATGCCATTGGATACTGTTCAAGCCATTATCTACAGCGAAATTGAAGTAAATCTGGGCAAGCCGTTGCATGAGTTGCCGGTAGCAGACATCCGGGCTGTATGGGAAGAAATGTTCGCTTATGTGGGAGAAGGACCGGAAATGTTATCGGTCAGCAATGAAAAGGTGGTTACAGCTACCGGTGCTTTTGATATCCGGATATTATTGCCTGCAGCGGATCCCCGGGGTATAATCGTTTTTTATCACGGGGGTGGCTGGATCGCCGGTACCATCGACGAGCACGACACGTTGGGCCGCATGCTGGCCAATCAGACAGGATGTGCAGTGGTGCTGGTGGATTACAGACTGGCGCCGGAACATCCCTATCCGGCAGCAGCCAATGATGCCTATGATGCCTTATGTTGGGTGGCAGAAAATAAGCAGGGCATAGCCGGCAAAGAGGTGCCACTCCTGGTAGCCGGGGAAAGCAGTGGCGGAAATCTGGCTGTGGTGACAGCCTTGCGTACACGGGATCTGAATGGCCCTGCTATTGCGATGCAGATTGTTGTTTGTCCGATCATGGATACTGATTTTACCACCGCTTCCTATCTGGCGCCTGAAAATCAGCGACTCCTGACAAGTGAGGTAATGGTACGGCTATGGAATGATTATGTACCTGATCCGGATGATCGTACACAGGTATATGCGGCCCCGCTGCGCGCGGGCGATTTTTCGGGGCTACCGGCAGCTGTTATACTGACAGCGGGTTTCGATCCTTTGTGTGATGAAGGAGAGGCCTATGCTGCAGCATTGGTACAACAGGGGATACCGGTTGTTTTCAAAAGATATACGCACCTGACGCATGGCTTCTTTGCCCTGCCGAATGTACTGCCTGCCTGCGATGAAAGCATTGCTTTTGTAGCAGCTGCCATTGATATGCAACTGCGTTTAGCCATTACAGATACCACCAATTAACAGGATCGGTATAATGATTTAAAACAGCATGATATGAATGATGATACGGCGAATAGGTTGTCATTACCCGAGATAAGGGAAACCGGTAATAAAATACTGCAGCTCGATTTTACAGATGAACAGCTGCAGGACATGGTGCATGCGGCCAATGTGCCTGCGTTGTTAATGGCAACAATTCACCTGACCGGAGATGACAGCATCCTTACCAACATCACTAGAGGACCTGTTTCTGTAAATATTTTTGATGTCAGTGACGGATTCAGGGAAAATGAAAAAGAAATGGTCAGAAAACAGGCGCTGGAAGTACTGCGCAGCTATCGGCGCCACCCCCGCGCATTACCGGCCTTCCCGGCTGAAAAAATGATGACAGCCATGCTGCATTTCATAACAGGAGAAGTGGTACCTGATAAACAAAAGGAAATGTTGTGGGAAGATTTTTTCGCCGCAGGAAAAGATAAAAAAAGTGTGGATTGGAATAACACCAAAACACCCGTGAGTAAAAGAGCGGGCTTTCAGGTAATGGTGATTGGAGCCGGGATGTCTGGTATCCTGGCAGCTATCAAGTTGCAGGAGGCCGGTATTTCCTTTACCGTGCTGGAAAAAAACAAAGCGATAGGAGGTACCTGGTATAAGAATACCTATCCGGGCTGCCGGGTAGATATCATGAGTCATCTGTATTGCTACTCCTTCGAACCGCTGCTATCCTGTCCCCATTTTTTTCCGACACAGGATTTTATGCGGCAATATTTTACGGATTGCAGCCATAAATATAAGATAGCGCCGCATATCAGGCTGGGACATACCGTTACGGCAATGAAATGGGAGGAGGATCGGCAGGAATGGGAAGTTGGGGTAACGTTGCCGGATGGTCAGACGGAGATACGCAGGTGTAATGCCGTGATCAATGCAACCGGTCAGCTGCATCACCCGGCTATCCCGGATATTCCTGGTATGGCTTCTTTTGCGGGGCCTTGTTTTCATACAGCAGATTATAATCAGGAACTGGACTTATCCGGAAAGCGTGTAGGCGTAATCGGTACCGGCTCCAGTGGTATACAGGTGGCAACAGCGCTGTCCGGCTCAGTCAAGGAATTGCTGATTTTTCAACGTACGCCACACTGGGCTACGCCGGTAGATGTTTATCAGGAAGAAGTGCCGCAGGGAAAGCACGACGCAATGCAGCATATTCCTTATTACAGCAACTGGTACCGGTTGTTGCTGTTCTGGAGAATGGCAGATGGAATGAATCATTACCTGGTGAAAGATCCTGCCTGGAAGTCGAAAGACGAGTCTGTAAATGCGTTTAATGGAATTTTACGCAGTTATCTTATCCGGCATATGAAGAAAGAAACGGATAGCGATCCGGCGTTGATAACCAGGATTGTTCCGGATTATCCGCCCTACGGCAAACGCATGCTGATTGATAATGACTGGTACAAAACATTGAGCAGCCCCCATGTAACCCTCATCAGTGGAGGGGTGCGTGAGATGGTGCCCAATGGTCTGGTGGATCAGCAAGGAGAAACACATAGCGTAGATGCGATTATACTGGCTACTGGTTTTAAACCGTTTCATCCTCCTTTCAGCGTAACCGGTCGGGCGGGTATCACGCTGCTGGATGCCTGGGGCGGCGCGGCGCAATACAGTCCCCGTGCATACCTGGGTATCACCATGCCGGGATTTCCCAATTATTTCATGACCTATGGCCCGAATACGAATGTTGGAACCACTTTCAGTATTATCACCATCAGCGAGTTTCAGGTGCGGTATATTATTACCTGTATGAAAGAGATGCTGGAAAATGATTATAGTGCCATAGAACCGCTTCAAACGGCTTATGCCGCTTATAATGCGAAAGTAGATGCGCAACTGGAGAAACTGGTCTGGAATCATCCTAAAGTAAACAGCTGGTATAACAGCTGGCCGGGAAAAAGAAGTGCCACCAATCTGCCTTTTTCCATAGCGGATTACCGGCAGCTGCTCTTACAGCCGGATATGGCGGCGTTTATTAAATATTACGGCAAGTCATCCCCTCATCCTCCTAATAAGGTTTTACATGACGAAAGTACTGATTGAGCTAAAGCAGGTATCCAAAACATATGAAACAGCTGCCGAACAGGTACATGTGCTGCGCGACCTGAGTTGTAATATCTGCTATGGCGATTTTTTAGTCATAGCAGGGGCTTCCGGCAGCGGAAAATCAACCCTGTTGAATATTATAGGATGTATTGATAAACCATCTTCCGGCAATATTGTATTTGCCGGAAAAGACATTACAGCAGTTCGGCTGGAGGACCTGAATCTGCTGCGACTGAAAAATATTGGCTATGTATTCCAGTCTTTTAACCTGATCCCTGTGTTAAGCGGATACGAAAATGTAGAGTTCCCGCTGTTGTTTAGTAGCAGTGATAAAAAGGCTATCCGGGAAAAAGCGGAACAGATGCTGGTGCGGGTAGGCTTAGGTAACCGGATGCATTATGTGCCGGCCCGTTTATCCGGCGGGCAGCGGCAGCGGGTGGCTATTGCGCGGGCCCTGGCCGGTAATCCTTTGCTGGTGATTGCAGACGAGCCTACTGCCAGTCTGGATGCCGATACTGCTGTGTCGATTGTACAATTGTTGAAAGATCTGAATGAAGAATATGGGGTAACCATTGTATTGGCGACCCATGATCCATTGATAATGAGATATGCCAGTACAAAACTCTTTTTAAAAGAAGGACATCTGGTAGATGCGCATTAAATATAAAAGCTATGCTATTTAGTACCGGGATAAAAGAAGCTCATCACTTGTCCGGCAACCGGAAGCCCCCGGACGCAAAAGGGAAATATGTTGGCAGGCATCTTTATCAGCTGCATAAACTGGGATACCGGAACTTGTTTCGTAACCGCAGGCGGTCTTTTTTTGCCATCTTAATTGCAGCATGTGGCTTTGCTGCATTGGGAATTGCGCTTGGATACTACGATTACTCTATATATGGTTTACAGGAAGCTACCATCAGAAACGGATTTAGT
Coding sequences within:
- a CDS encoding ABC transporter ATP-binding protein, whose translation is MTKVLIELKQVSKTYETAAEQVHVLRDLSCNICYGDFLVIAGASGSGKSTLLNIIGCIDKPSSGNIVFAGKDITAVRLEDLNLLRLKNIGYVFQSFNLIPVLSGYENVEFPLLFSSSDKKAIREKAEQMLVRVGLGNRMHYVPARLSGGQRQRVAIARALAGNPLLVIADEPTASLDADTAVSIVQLLKDLNEEYGVTIVLATHDPLIMRYASTKLFLKEGHLVDAH
- a CDS encoding flavin-containing monooxygenase; this translates as MNDDTANRLSLPEIRETGNKILQLDFTDEQLQDMVHAANVPALLMATIHLTGDDSILTNITRGPVSVNIFDVSDGFRENEKEMVRKQALEVLRSYRRHPRALPAFPAEKMMTAMLHFITGEVVPDKQKEMLWEDFFAAGKDKKSVDWNNTKTPVSKRAGFQVMVIGAGMSGILAAIKLQEAGISFTVLEKNKAIGGTWYKNTYPGCRVDIMSHLYCYSFEPLLSCPHFFPTQDFMRQYFTDCSHKYKIAPHIRLGHTVTAMKWEEDRQEWEVGVTLPDGQTEIRRCNAVINATGQLHHPAIPDIPGMASFAGPCFHTADYNQELDLSGKRVGVIGTGSSGIQVATALSGSVKELLIFQRTPHWATPVDVYQEEVPQGKHDAMQHIPYYSNWYRLLLFWRMADGMNHYLVKDPAWKSKDESVNAFNGILRSYLIRHMKKETDSDPALITRIVPDYPPYGKRMLIDNDWYKTLSSPHVTLISGGVREMVPNGLVDQQGETHSVDAIILATGFKPFHPPFSVTGRAGITLLDAWGGAAQYSPRAYLGITMPGFPNYFMTYGPNTNVGTTFSIITISEFQVRYIITCMKEMLENDYSAIEPLQTAYAAYNAKVDAQLEKLVWNHPKVNSWYNSWPGKRSATNLPFSIADYRQLLLQPDMAAFIKYYGKSSPHPPNKVLHDESTD
- a CDS encoding alpha/beta hydrolase; amino-acid sequence: MPLDTVQAIIYSEIEVNLGKPLHELPVADIRAVWEEMFAYVGEGPEMLSVSNEKVVTATGAFDIRILLPAADPRGIIVFYHGGGWIAGTIDEHDTLGRMLANQTGCAVVLVDYRLAPEHPYPAAANDAYDALCWVAENKQGIAGKEVPLLVAGESSGGNLAVVTALRTRDLNGPAIAMQIVVCPIMDTDFTTASYLAPENQRLLTSEVMVRLWNDYVPDPDDRTQVYAAPLRAGDFSGLPAAVILTAGFDPLCDEGEAYAAALVQQGIPVVFKRYTHLTHGFFALPNVLPACDESIAFVAAAIDMQLRLAITDTTN
- the fabD gene encoding ACP S-malonyltransferase, with protein sequence MKICMFPGQGSQKKGMGEQLFVKYDELVQEANEILGYDLAVLCGKDPDRLLNNTRYTQPALFVVSALTYLDSVEKEGEPDYVLGHSLGEYAALFAAGAFSFGAGVKLVKQRGEMMNEVKNGGMAALIGLKKEAVEKILQHHNLGTIDIANYNTPEQIIVAGPREDIMAAQRVFESNGAKLYFPLNVSGAFHSRYMQEVAAAFGEMIARHTFTALRIPVIANVNALPYTNDNIGALLTAQITQPVKWWESIHYVYQHTKETPVFFETGPGDVLKKMLDFIPALAPAPAPAAVAATGKVVEQPQTATGFSDKIMPEWIGSADYKKDYKVKYAYAAGAMVHGIASKEMVVKMGRAGMMSYFGTGGMKAPEVEKAIVYIQQELQAGEPYGMNMLNGAREEEMVALMLKYNIRNIEASAYIEPGPALVKLRLKGLHRKADGSIESPRRIMAKISRPEVAELFLSPPSERIVAKLLADQVITAEEAALGKNIPMADDLCVEADSGGHTDQGVAWVLVPTIIRQRDASMKKFNYAKRINVGTAGGIGTPEAAAAAFVLGADFILTGSINQCTVEAGVSEVVKDMLQQINIQDTTYAPAGDMFEIGAKIQVLKKGVFFPARANKLYDLYKQYNTIHELSEETSVQLQQKYFKRSFDEIYEEVKAYYPPAEIALAERNPKQKMAYIFRWYFGHTTRLALNGDSNNKVDFQVHCGPALGAFNQWVKGTALEDWRNRHVDEIALKMMTETAVILHDRMQSFYTTGGKR